The Athene noctua chromosome 13, bAthNoc1.hap1.1, whole genome shotgun sequence genome has a segment encoding these proteins:
- the GLCE gene encoding D-glucuronyl C5-epimerase has product MRCLAARVNYKTLIIICALFTLVMVLLWNRCSSDRAGPFPRSLAGPERRGAAASESDLARQQSEEASPQEQQKAPPIAGGFNSNKAPGLKYEEIDCLINDEHTVKGRREGNEVFLPFSWVEKYFEVYGKIAQYDGYDRFEFSHSYSKVYTQRAPYHPDGVFMSFEGYNVEVRDRVKCISGVEGVPLSTQWGPQGYFYPIQIAQYGLSHYSKNLTEKPPHIEVYETAEEKDKTSRSTDWTVPKGCSLSTVSDKAKFTNVKQFVAPENTEGVSLQLGNTRDFIISFDLKFITNGSISVVLETTEKNQLFTVHYISNTQLIAFKDRDIYYGIGPRTGWSTLTRDLVTDLRKGVGLSNTKAVKQTKIMPKRVVRLVAKGRGFLDNITISATAHMAAFFAASNWLVRNQDERGGWPIMVTRKLGEGFKSLDPGWYSAMAQGQAISTLVRAYLLTKDHVFLSSALRATAPYKLPSEQRGVKAVFMNRHDWYEEYPTSPSSFVLNGFMYSLIGLYDLKETAGEKLGKEARVLYERGMESLKAMLPLYDTGSGTIYDLRHFMLGTAPNLARWDYHTTHINQLQLLSTIDESPIFKEFVKRWKSYLRGGRAKHN; this is encoded by the exons ATGCGTTGCTTGGCAGCTCGGGTCAACTACAAGACTCTGATCATCATCTGTGCCCTCTTCACACTGGTGATGGTGCTGCTCTGGAACCGATGCTCCTCTGACAGAGCCGGCCCGTTCCCCCGCAGCCTCGCCGGCCCCGAACGCCGAGGAGCCGCTGCCTCTGAGAGCGACCTGGCCCGGCAGCAGAGCGAAGAGGCATCTCCCCAGGAGCAGCAGAAGGCTCCCCCCATTGCAGGAGGCTTTAACAGCAACAAAGCCCCGGGGCTGAAGTACGAGGAGATTGACTGTTTAATCAATGACGAGCACACCGttaaagggaggagggaaggcaaCGAGGTCTTCCTGCCATTCAGCTGGGTAGAGAAATACTTTGAGGTTTATGGGAAAATTGCTCAGTACGATGGTTATGACAGGTTTGAATTCTCTCATAGCTACTCCAAAGTATACACACAGCGAGCACCTTACCACCCCGATGGGGTCTTCATGTCCTTCGAGGGCTACAACGTAGAGGTTCGCGACAGAGTGAAGTGCATAAGTGGTGTTGAAG GTGTGCCATTGTCCACGCAGTGGGGACCTCAAGGCTATTTCTACCCCATCCAAATCGCACAGTATGGGTTGAGTCACTACAGTAAAAACCTGACGGAGAAACCCCCCCATATCGAGGTGTATGAAACGGCCGAAGAGAAGGACAAAACCAGCAGGTCCACGGACTGGACAGTGCCCAAAGGCTGCTCTCTGTCCACAGTCTCTGATAAAGCCAAGTTCACGAATGTCAAACAGTTTGTTGCTCCAG aAAATACCGAGGGGGTATCTCTGCAGCTTGGGAACACCCgagattttattatttctttcgaTCTCAAATTCATAACGAATGGGAGCATTTCCGTGGTTCTCGAGACGACAGAGAAGAACCAGCTTTTCACCGTGCACTACATCTCCAACACGCAGCTCATTGCTTTTAAGGACCGAGACATCTACTACGGCATCGGTCCCAGGACTGGCTGGAGCACCCTCACCAGAGACCTGGTCACCGACCTGCGGAAAGGCGTCGGCCTCTCGAACACAAAAGCCGTGAAGCAAACCAAAATCATGCCCAAGAGAGTGGTGAGGCTGGTAGCAAAGGGAAGAGGCTTCCTCGATAACATCACCATCTCAGCCACTGCTCACATGGCGGCTTTTTTTGCTGCCAGCAACTGGCTGGTGAGGAACCAGGACGAGAGAGGGGGCTGGCCCATCATGGTGACGAGGAAATTAGGGGAAGGTTTTAAGTCCTTGGACCCAGGTTGGTACTCGGCCATGGCACAAGGACAGGCCATCTCAACGCTGGTGCGAGCATACCTGCTGACGAAGGACCACGTGTTCCTCAGCTCGGCTCTGCGGGCGACAGCACCCTACAAGCTGCCCTCGGAGCAGCGTGGGGTGAAGGCAGTCTTCATGAACCGGCACGACTGGTATGAGGAGTACCCCACCTCGCCCAGCTCCTTCGTGCTCAACGGTTTCATGTACTCCTTAATTGGGCTGTATGACTTAAAAGAAacagctggggagaagctgggaaAGGAGGCGCGGGTCCTCTATGAGCGGGGCATGGAGTCCCTGAAGGCCATGCTCCCCCTCTATGACACTGGCTCAGGGACCATCTATGACCTTCGGCACTTCATGCTTGGCACCGCTCCCAACCTGGCCCGCTGGGACTATCACACCACCCACATCAACCAGCTCCAGCTCCTCAGCACCATAGACGAGTCGCCCATCTTCAAAGAGTTTGTCAAGAGGTGGAAGAGCTACCTGCGAGGCGGCCGGGCAAAGCACAACTAG